One window of Alteriqipengyuania lutimaris genomic DNA carries:
- a CDS encoding ComEC/Rec2 family competence protein, whose amino-acid sequence MPGSGGRADELAEFRFYFVDMGQGDCTIIRSPTGHVYVVDCGSVGDLNAGTFTGAGTTMRAWSGGNPVTVILTHPDRDHYNQLLSLLYWGLGGNNVNADHIYFSMSNGPASPLGHYSQTALAANLGFIGNPPLTEVTINAGVQQLQTWTNANAYTAPAPPVALPAGVLELAQGPAVPGVGGHAAWSLRIVAGNVPAATATWTDVSNSASLMVVAQIGAEKVVITGDATQTTMDYVRLNHAAQVQDAEIFQVPHHGSLTGLPTAAQRNLFNPRQALISVGILTDGHKLPRFNVITAWQGAGRIGAHAQVVDYFMDSTQVLGYNTHQALAAILTGPWAPYPTLSNTSGTFHWLQNPANAGPGAANTGFYGFTNNGYFLFRQVIAQDILETGIIAGRIETWLDGL is encoded by the coding sequence GTGCCGGGTTCGGGTGGGAGGGCGGACGAACTGGCCGAGTTTCGCTTCTATTTCGTCGACATGGGGCAAGGCGACTGCACGATCATCCGCAGCCCGACGGGCCATGTCTATGTGGTCGATTGCGGCAGTGTGGGCGATCTCAATGCGGGCACTTTCACCGGCGCGGGCACCACGATGCGAGCCTGGTCGGGCGGCAATCCTGTCACAGTGATTCTTACCCACCCCGACCGCGATCATTACAACCAGTTGCTCTCCCTGCTGTACTGGGGTCTCGGCGGCAACAATGTGAATGCGGACCACATCTACTTCAGTATGTCCAACGGGCCCGCAAGCCCGCTCGGCCACTATTCGCAGACCGCCCTGGCGGCGAACCTGGGGTTCATCGGCAATCCGCCGCTCACCGAAGTGACGATCAATGCAGGCGTTCAGCAGCTACAGACCTGGACCAACGCCAATGCCTATACGGCACCCGCCCCGCCAGTCGCGCTCCCCGCTGGCGTCCTGGAGCTGGCGCAGGGTCCAGCGGTCCCTGGGGTAGGCGGTCATGCCGCATGGAGCCTGCGGATCGTCGCGGGCAACGTGCCCGCGGCCACTGCCACCTGGACCGACGTGTCCAATTCAGCGAGCCTCATGGTGGTTGCGCAGATCGGCGCCGAGAAGGTCGTCATCACCGGCGACGCCACGCAAACGACGATGGACTACGTGCGGCTCAACCATGCCGCGCAGGTGCAGGATGCCGAGATATTCCAGGTGCCGCACCACGGCAGCCTTACAGGTCTGCCCACCGCCGCCCAGCGCAATCTGTTCAACCCCCGGCAGGCGCTCATCAGCGTGGGAATTCTTACCGACGGTCACAAGCTGCCGCGCTTCAACGTGATCACGGCATGGCAGGGAGCCGGGCGTATTGGGGCACATGCGCAAGTCGTCGACTACTTCATGGATTCCACCCAGGTCCTCGGATACAATACCCATCAAGCTCTTGCCGCCATCCTGACCGGACCCTGGGCGCCCTATCCAACGCTGAGCAACACATCAGGAACCTTCCACTGGTTGCAAAATCCGGCAAATGCGGGTCCGGGCGCGGCGAACACCGGCTTTTACGGCTTTACCAACAACGGCTACTTCCTGTTTCGGCAGGTCATCGCTCAGGACATCCTCGAAACGGGCATTATCGCCGGCCGGATCGAAACCTGGCTTGACGGCCTCTAA
- a CDS encoding DUF6603 domain-containing protein, whose protein sequence is MDIATLKTLVRAGLSGASYSLDIATLNSAALTTLASDYLAHGHLALTPAATPFTETVDSITVHGRGIDRPFAAMTVAATFTLDGSGEAQLQLVATGDASWRFDKAFAQFEGNLGADLPFTGTPSMMLTSARPTIAFAGTLDFSSLSGGLKALLGLTTEDLSGDLAMTKNGTLLTSFKLVGPALTGINLFIATNITVGFGMDAYSLPVPGGGDPPLLPYVKLGADIPFQASGRNYSLPLSVQATSLTAPIRFDANLTDVIDATLSELATLVGGADLGSTLPPPGTMTPGNSLALTDLYMDVMPDGSAVSAIGLTVKSEATWDVVTIQSTNKVLQAHDLFLAFAVATPFSAPFPSLIFGGTFAITPKADLKLTAFYPNFTVSGYLADGSKIVLSELIEEFVGPVQGLPDLAIDQLSFSAASANYHFSVDVVGFWAINTGVNLGLVVDQLGFEIGYTGGNVEAHLSGTFTVASVDLEVRADYSTGEAWTFTGKTGEGQSIPIGEFVTYAAKTFNVGEPPKWVQDTTVKDIATSLNTKTKDFAFGITGDIPLGADMLEIRLGFAMTSVTGGYRKDLTGTVDVAGNIFIIDFTTSPSDTAISASWSAKTPADYLEFATIAGAFAPKADIPELPAGLTLSIKEIGLTYDFTLKSLTLTMASASYGNAVFVAYHDMTANKWVFYFGVAIDKPLDLSNLPVLNHVLSRDEKIDVRDMQALIASSALDPSVPAQQAEIAAINAKIPANYPTLPGQGLPGQVALSAVIDFGGNTYPLSIGTPAAADAVTSPSTGRAGAASGPNAGTVPAPQAAADGTSWFNIQKSFGPVTFQKVGVRYQESVLWFVIDASMTAAGLDIGVQGLAVGSPLSSFDPHFHIDGLGIDYTSTAFSIGGAFVNFPPVAPVTREFGGMLMVQAEGFGATAMGGYAEFSGQTSMFVFSSIDALIGGPPYFLVNGLCGGFGYNNYLRIPAQDEVFQFPFVAALSDPAVLGPKPTPLIVLQKVMGGSNPWVRPSAGDFWLGLGIKFSTFEVINSTALLIGEFGNRFELALIGLSKGRFPMAGPEVYAYIELQLEAVFDPTDGFFSVSAVLSPNSYLLDTNCKLTGGAAFEVWYPPSGHAGDFVVTAGGYSPYFTVPDHYPKEPRIGFRWSIGDTVTLSGGLYFAITPAALMAGGQLGVTYQAGNLKAWFDAHADIIAWYNPFRFIADIGVTVGASYKADLLLCSKTFTVELGADLTLWGPPTGGAVTVHWYIISFTVEFGSKSGGGALDNQDWGTFTQVLPPPGNVVSITAAAGMQAAAPLADQTLARNASEASAQPVQPWLVHPDAFTFTADCKIPLSELYIGDDTAPFASGSQLTIKPMQAQGSSFTRLKVIEQASQQNVLDATWTVEARSGDVPVALWGAGRNDTLPTGSGLVQNQLSGLRITVPPAQLGPGTGAISVSDDLQYDPLQPGPNPLRAGLPPVGPMPHLSTTALADIGKIMDQPVLDARNAIHATFAELDLAEVANGSLAAMQAGAGAIFVDEPLEIGTQA, encoded by the coding sequence ATGGATATCGCGACCCTCAAGACTCTGGTGCGGGCTGGCCTTTCGGGGGCGTCGTACAGTCTCGATATCGCAACGCTGAATTCCGCGGCGCTGACCACGCTGGCAAGCGATTACCTCGCCCATGGCCACCTGGCGCTGACACCCGCCGCGACGCCCTTCACAGAAACTGTCGATTCGATCACCGTTCACGGGCGGGGGATCGACCGGCCTTTCGCGGCGATGACCGTTGCCGCCACCTTCACACTCGATGGGTCGGGCGAGGCGCAACTGCAACTTGTCGCCACCGGCGATGCGAGCTGGCGGTTCGACAAGGCCTTTGCCCAGTTCGAAGGCAACCTGGGCGCCGATCTGCCGTTTACCGGTACGCCGAGCATGATGCTGACTTCGGCCAGACCGACCATCGCCTTTGCCGGTACGCTCGATTTCAGCAGTCTGTCGGGCGGGCTCAAGGCACTGCTCGGACTGACCACCGAAGATCTTTCCGGCGACCTTGCCATGACCAAAAACGGCACGCTGCTGACCAGCTTCAAGCTGGTTGGACCGGCGCTGACCGGGATCAATCTTTTCATCGCCACCAATATCACGGTCGGCTTCGGGATGGACGCCTATTCGCTGCCGGTCCCCGGCGGCGGCGATCCGCCCCTGCTGCCCTATGTCAAGCTGGGGGCAGACATCCCCTTCCAAGCATCGGGCCGCAATTACAGCCTGCCGCTATCGGTCCAGGCGACGTCGCTCACCGCGCCGATCCGTTTCGACGCGAACCTGACCGACGTGATAGATGCCACGCTGAGCGAACTTGCAACGCTCGTGGGCGGGGCCGACCTCGGCTCTACCCTGCCGCCGCCGGGTACGATGACCCCGGGCAATTCGCTCGCGCTGACCGACCTCTACATGGACGTAATGCCCGACGGTTCGGCGGTCAGTGCCATCGGCCTTACCGTGAAGAGTGAGGCGACCTGGGACGTCGTCACCATTCAGAGCACCAACAAGGTGCTGCAGGCGCACGACCTGTTCCTCGCCTTCGCGGTCGCCACGCCTTTCAGCGCGCCTTTTCCATCGCTGATCTTCGGCGGCACCTTCGCGATCACGCCCAAGGCAGATCTCAAGCTGACCGCCTTCTACCCGAACTTCACGGTCAGCGGTTATCTGGCCGACGGTTCGAAGATCGTCCTGAGCGAATTGATCGAGGAATTCGTCGGCCCGGTGCAGGGCCTGCCCGATCTCGCAATCGACCAGCTGAGCTTCTCCGCCGCCAGCGCCAACTACCATTTTTCGGTCGATGTGGTCGGCTTCTGGGCGATCAATACCGGAGTCAACCTAGGGCTGGTGGTGGACCAGTTGGGCTTCGAAATCGGCTACACCGGCGGCAATGTGGAAGCGCATCTCAGCGGCACCTTCACCGTCGCGTCAGTCGACCTTGAGGTGCGCGCGGATTACTCGACTGGCGAGGCTTGGACCTTCACGGGCAAGACCGGCGAGGGGCAGTCGATTCCGATCGGCGAGTTCGTCACCTACGCAGCAAAGACTTTCAACGTCGGCGAACCGCCCAAATGGGTGCAGGACACCACGGTCAAGGACATAGCTACCAGCCTCAACACCAAGACCAAGGATTTCGCCTTCGGCATAACGGGCGATATCCCGCTCGGCGCCGACATGCTGGAGATCAGGCTCGGCTTCGCGATGACGTCGGTGACCGGCGGCTATCGCAAGGATCTGACGGGGACGGTCGATGTAGCAGGCAATATCTTCATCATCGATTTCACCACTTCTCCTTCGGACACGGCGATCTCGGCAAGCTGGAGCGCCAAGACCCCGGCCGATTATCTCGAATTCGCGACCATTGCCGGGGCCTTTGCGCCCAAGGCCGACATCCCCGAACTGCCCGCGGGGCTCACTCTCTCGATCAAGGAAATCGGCCTCACCTACGATTTCACGCTCAAGAGCCTGACGCTGACGATGGCCTCGGCGAGCTACGGCAACGCGGTGTTCGTTGCCTATCACGATATGACGGCGAACAAGTGGGTGTTCTATTTCGGCGTCGCCATCGACAAGCCGCTCGACCTCTCGAACCTGCCGGTGCTCAACCACGTCCTGTCCAGAGACGAGAAGATCGACGTGCGCGATATGCAGGCGCTTATCGCCTCCTCGGCGCTCGACCCGTCTGTCCCCGCGCAGCAGGCCGAAATCGCGGCGATCAATGCCAAGATCCCGGCAAACTATCCGACGCTGCCCGGACAGGGCCTGCCCGGACAGGTGGCGCTCTCCGCCGTGATCGATTTCGGCGGCAACACCTATCCGCTGTCGATCGGCACTCCTGCGGCGGCAGATGCCGTCACCTCGCCCTCCACCGGTCGCGCGGGTGCAGCGAGTGGTCCCAATGCGGGCACCGTCCCCGCGCCACAGGCTGCCGCCGACGGCACCAGTTGGTTCAATATTCAGAAGAGCTTCGGCCCGGTCACTTTCCAGAAGGTGGGCGTGCGCTATCAGGAAAGCGTGCTGTGGTTCGTCATTGATGCGTCGATGACCGCGGCTGGGCTCGACATCGGGGTGCAGGGGCTGGCGGTGGGATCGCCGCTGTCGAGTTTCGACCCGCATTTCCATATCGACGGACTGGGCATCGACTATACCAGCACGGCTTTCAGCATCGGGGGAGCCTTCGTCAATTTCCCGCCAGTGGCCCCGGTCACACGCGAATTCGGCGGCATGCTGATGGTCCAGGCCGAAGGTTTCGGTGCCACCGCCATGGGCGGCTATGCCGAGTTCTCCGGTCAGACTTCGATGTTCGTCTTCTCCAGCATCGATGCGTTGATCGGCGGCCCGCCCTATTTCCTGGTCAACGGCCTGTGTGGCGGCTTCGGCTACAACAATTACCTGCGCATCCCGGCGCAGGACGAAGTGTTCCAGTTCCCCTTTGTTGCGGCGCTGTCGGACCCGGCGGTGCTCGGCCCCAAGCCCACGCCGCTGATCGTGCTGCAGAAAGTCATGGGGGGCAGCAATCCATGGGTCCGGCCCTCGGCGGGCGATTTCTGGCTTGGCCTCGGCATCAAGTTCTCTACCTTCGAAGTCATCAATTCGACCGCCCTGCTGATCGGCGAATTCGGCAACCGTTTCGAGTTGGCGCTGATCGGCCTGTCCAAGGGCCGCTTTCCGATGGCCGGGCCAGAGGTCTACGCCTATATCGAGCTTCAGCTGGAAGCCGTGTTCGATCCCACCGACGGCTTCTTTTCGGTCTCAGCGGTGCTTTCGCCGAATTCCTACCTGCTCGATACCAATTGCAAGCTGACCGGCGGGGCCGCTTTCGAAGTCTGGTACCCGCCCAGCGGCCATGCCGGGGACTTCGTCGTCACCGCAGGCGGCTACAGCCCCTATTTCACCGTCCCCGATCACTATCCCAAGGAGCCGCGGATCGGCTTCCGGTGGTCGATCGGGGACACGGTAACGCTGTCCGGGGGGCTTTACTTCGCCATTACCCCGGCCGCGCTGATGGCGGGTGGCCAGCTCGGCGTGACCTATCAGGCGGGCAATCTGAAGGCGTGGTTCGATGCACACGCCGATATCATTGCCTGGTACAATCCGTTCCGCTTCATCGCCGATATCGGCGTGACGGTGGGCGCTTCGTACAAGGCCGATCTCCTTCTGTGTTCGAAGACCTTCACCGTCGAGCTGGGTGCCGATCTCACCTTGTGGGGACCGCCGACGGGCGGAGCGGTTACAGTCCACTGGTACATCATTTCCTTCACGGTCGAGTTCGGTTCCAAATCGGGCGGGGGCGCGCTCGACAATCAGGACTGGGGCACCTTCACCCAAGTACTGCCGCCGCCTGGCAATGTCGTAAGCATCACCGCCGCCGCCGGGATGCAGGCGGCGGCTCCGCTCGCCGACCAGACGCTGGCGCGCAATGCGAGCGAGGCTTCGGCGCAGCCGGTACAGCCGTGGCTCGTGCATCCCGACGCCTTTACCTTCACAGCCGATTGCAAGATTCCATTGAGCGAACTCTATATCGGCGATGACACGGCCCCCTTCGCCAGCGGTAGCCAGCTCACCATCAAGCCGATGCAGGCGCAGGGGTCCTCTTTCACGCGTCTCAAGGTCATCGAGCAGGCGAGCCAGCAAAATGTGCTCGATGCGACCTGGACGGTCGAGGCGCGCAGCGGCGATGTTCCGGTGGCGCTATGGGGCGCGGGCCGCAACGACACGCTGCCGACGGGTAGCGGACTGGTGCAGAACCAGCTTTCGGGCCTGCGCATCACGGTGCCGCCCGCCCAGCTCGGCCCGGGAACGGGCGCGATCAGCGTCAGCGACGATCTGCAATACGATCCGCTCCAGCCCGGGCCCAATCCGCTGCGTGCCGGACTTCCGCCGGTCGGCCCGATGCCGCACCTGTCCACCACCGCACTCGCCGATATCGGCAAGATCATGGACCAGCCGGTACTCGATGCGCGCAACGCGATCCATGCGACCTTTGCCGAGCTCGATCTGGCCGAGGTCGCCAACGGATCGCTGGCGGCGATGCAGGCAGGGGCCGGGGCGATATTCGTGGACGAACCGCTCGAGATCGGAACGCAGGCATGA
- a CDS encoding class I SAM-dependent DNA methyltransferase, with amino-acid sequence MKDDPSDRRQTFDALFASDPDPWGFENEAYEAAKRHATLAMLFPNRFERALEVGCANGVLTAELTSICDAVLGIDVSSAALWLAESRLADLDHVSLVRAEVPREWPEGTFDLIVFSEILYFLSNKEIAQVADLAWQSLAHDGVCLLVNWTGPNDLPVDGQSARVIFAESLPWLSAASGVWPQYRIDRLHKTFAREGAASKRPTA; translated from the coding sequence ATGAAAGATGACCCGTCGGACCGGCGGCAGACGTTCGACGCGCTCTTCGCGAGCGACCCCGATCCATGGGGCTTTGAGAACGAGGCCTACGAGGCGGCCAAACGGCATGCGACGCTGGCGATGCTTTTTCCCAACCGATTCGAGCGTGCGCTGGAGGTCGGATGCGCCAATGGCGTGCTGACCGCGGAACTGACGAGCATATGCGACGCGGTTCTGGGCATCGACGTCTCGTCTGCCGCTTTGTGGCTGGCAGAATCGCGCCTCGCAGATCTCGACCACGTCTCGCTCGTCCGAGCCGAAGTTCCCCGGGAATGGCCGGAAGGGACTTTCGACCTCATCGTGTTCTCCGAGATCCTCTACTTTCTCTCGAACAAAGAGATTGCGCAGGTCGCGGACCTCGCTTGGCAAAGCCTCGCCCACGATGGCGTATGCCTGCTGGTCAACTGGACCGGCCCCAACGACCTGCCGGTGGATGGACAGAGTGCCCGGGTTATCTTCGCCGAGTCATTGCCTTGGCTAAGCGCGGCGAGCGGAGTTTGGCCCCAATATCGCATCGACCGCCTGCACAAGACTTTCGCTCGGGAAGGCGCTGCTTCGAAGCGTCCGACCGCTTAA
- a CDS encoding YciE/YciF ferroxidase family protein, whose amino-acid sequence MSAPENLTDCYTEELADLWSANDQMEKVVRELARKAGDAKLKTKLEKGAEGIAKHTKTIKGLLDDCGIDEKEHCKGMEGLVKEARKHALDADISDDDVRDVVIVAQYQRMCHYGICGFGTSKAFAEALGKSDHVAKLDAITEDIYDTDDNLSDLAERSVNLAAK is encoded by the coding sequence ATGTCCGCCCCCGAAAACCTCACCGATTGCTACACCGAAGAACTGGCCGACCTTTGGTCCGCCAACGACCAGATGGAAAAGGTCGTGCGCGAACTTGCGAGAAAGGCAGGCGACGCCAAGCTCAAGACCAAGCTGGAAAAGGGTGCCGAAGGCATCGCTAAGCACACCAAGACGATTAAGGGACTGCTCGACGATTGCGGGATCGACGAAAAGGAGCACTGCAAGGGGATGGAAGGCCTTGTGAAGGAGGCCCGCAAGCACGCCCTCGATGCCGATATCTCCGACGATGACGTACGCGACGTGGTGATCGTCGCCCAGTACCAGCGGATGTGCCATTACGGCATCTGCGGCTTCGGCACCTCCAAGGCCTTCGCCGAAGCGCTCGGCAAGAGCGATCATGTCGCCAAACTCGATGCGATCACCGAAGACATCTACGACACGGATGATAACCTGAGCGATCTTGCCGAACGCAGCGTAAACCTGGCGGCGAAATGA
- a CDS encoding glycosyltransferase family 2 protein, which yields MPDFSHEGLGRGPASAEEAELAALLASPPFVGKAELMGCRGSLKRGCDFAIAIPVRNEERRLPTTLKAISAAMHGVPFTGCAVFVLNDTSDSSPELIERWALREGIPFLAVEVSFDRTICNAPHSRRLALDMAVRAAPQGALFTTDADTMVGKGWIDKGLRLLSEGYDLICEDVLLDEAELSALPAQVREVGDAERAYLGLCDRLWRYWTCGRACTLALRPSGASLAMNAASYFRLGGLPTPPVGEDRALCDAMLGAGFTVNAMENFGTRTSARLTGRALGGCGDALAERALSADPECDSRLKPVWLLHDEATLWMEIIGGASRGFHELPKTCAPMTFSAVQRELQIARKLAASYGLDDA from the coding sequence ATGCCCGATTTTTCCCACGAAGGACTGGGCCGAGGACCGGCATCGGCGGAAGAAGCCGAACTTGCTGCCCTTCTTGCGAGCCCGCCGTTCGTTGGCAAGGCCGAGTTAATGGGTTGCAGGGGCTCACTGAAGCGCGGTTGCGACTTCGCAATCGCCATCCCGGTACGCAACGAGGAACGCCGCCTCCCCACCACGCTCAAGGCGATTTCCGCTGCCATGCATGGCGTGCCCTTCACCGGATGCGCAGTGTTCGTGTTGAACGATACAAGCGATTCTTCGCCCGAGCTGATCGAGCGATGGGCTCTGCGCGAGGGCATACCGTTCCTTGCGGTTGAGGTGTCCTTCGATCGCACGATCTGCAACGCGCCGCACTCCCGCAGGCTCGCGCTCGATATGGCGGTACGGGCGGCACCCCAAGGTGCTCTCTTCACCACCGATGCCGACACGATGGTGGGCAAGGGCTGGATCGATAAAGGGCTCCGCCTCCTGTCAGAAGGCTACGACCTCATCTGCGAGGATGTCTTGCTCGATGAAGCCGAGCTTTCTGCGCTGCCTGCGCAAGTCCGCGAAGTCGGCGATGCAGAGCGCGCCTATCTCGGCCTGTGCGACCGCCTCTGGCGGTACTGGACCTGTGGGCGGGCATGTACCCTCGCTCTCCGACCCTCCGGCGCGAGCCTGGCGATGAATGCGGCCAGCTATTTCAGGCTCGGCGGCCTGCCGACCCCTCCCGTCGGGGAAGATCGCGCGTTGTGCGATGCGATGCTCGGGGCGGGGTTCACGGTAAATGCGATGGAGAATTTCGGAACCCGCACCTCCGCCCGCCTGACCGGACGGGCATTGGGGGGATGCGGCGATGCCTTGGCGGAACGTGCGCTTTCCGCCGATCCGGAATGCGATTCCCGCTTAAAGCCGGTTTGGCTCCTGCACGACGAAGCGACCTTGTGGATGGAGATAATTGGCGGCGCGAGCCGGGGGTTTCATGAGCTCCCGAAAACCTGCGCCCCCATGACGTTCAGCGCCGTGCAGCGCGAACTGCAGATCGCGCGCAAGCTTGCGGCTAGCTACGGTCTGGACGATGCCTGA
- a CDS encoding acyl-CoA dehydrogenase family protein, whose product MPDAASTRELETAVRQLAPASDCSGGSLSEEVSLLAERGWLRACLPKRWGGEGWGCEPAGTRDAFDALRALGRANLSLARLFEGHMNAVKLIALYGSEGAASNAASAIEAGALLGVWGADDPADPLGFDRREGELALTGAKRFASGLGLVGRAIVTVAKAEGQQLLLVPVDEPERCDYSAWSMGGMRATQSGQYEFSGVKVRDDALIGAPGDYLREPHFEGGIWRYCAAHLGAAEALYHAMLGQLTDRKRADDPSQQRRIVASAIAIESARLWLLRAAHEVEAAGAEDRKAALSLLAREATEDACRLVMENVERALGMAAHFEGSFVHRMMRDLRLFLCQAMPDAKRGKSAEALAAAAARAEQL is encoded by the coding sequence ATGCCTGACGCGGCTTCGACAAGAGAGCTCGAGACGGCGGTTCGCCAATTGGCTCCGGCCTCGGATTGCTCGGGCGGTTCGCTTTCCGAAGAGGTTTCGCTGTTGGCCGAACGCGGCTGGCTGCGCGCCTGCTTGCCCAAGCGGTGGGGCGGCGAAGGCTGGGGCTGCGAGCCGGCCGGAACGCGCGATGCATTCGATGCCTTGCGCGCCCTGGGCCGGGCCAATCTGTCGCTAGCAAGGTTGTTCGAAGGCCACATGAACGCGGTCAAGCTGATCGCACTGTACGGCAGCGAGGGCGCCGCGAGCAATGCGGCGAGCGCAATTGAAGCAGGCGCGCTTCTCGGCGTGTGGGGTGCCGACGATCCCGCCGATCCGCTCGGCTTCGATCGTCGCGAGGGCGAGTTGGCGCTAACCGGAGCGAAGCGCTTCGCCTCCGGCCTCGGGCTGGTCGGCCGGGCAATTGTCACGGTCGCGAAGGCGGAAGGCCAGCAGTTGCTGCTCGTCCCGGTGGACGAGCCGGAGCGGTGCGATTATTCGGCCTGGTCGATGGGTGGGATGCGTGCCACCCAGTCTGGTCAATACGAGTTCTCAGGGGTTAAGGTCCGCGACGATGCGCTGATTGGCGCCCCGGGTGATTATCTGCGCGAACCTCATTTCGAAGGTGGTATCTGGCGCTACTGCGCGGCCCATCTCGGCGCTGCCGAAGCGCTGTATCATGCAATGCTGGGGCAACTGACCGACCGCAAGCGCGCCGATGATCCGAGCCAGCAGCGCCGTATCGTTGCCAGCGCGATCGCGATAGAATCGGCCCGACTTTGGCTGCTGCGCGCTGCCCATGAAGTCGAAGCGGCCGGAGCTGAGGACCGCAAGGCCGCGCTATCCTTGCTCGCACGTGAGGCGACCGAGGATGCGTGTCGGCTGGTCATGGAGAATGTCGAGCGCGCGCTCGGCATGGCCGCGCATTTCGAGGGCTCGTTCGTTCACCGCATGATGAGGGACCTGCGCCTGTTTCTGTGCCAAGCCATGCCCGACGCGAAACGCGGCAAGTCGGCCGAGGCCTTGGCAGCGGCAGCCGCGCGCGCCGAACAGCTATGA
- a CDS encoding PIG-L deacetylase family protein, whose amino-acid sequence MSVPTLPEGSVLRAAQSVRHVSLEALAPPGRLLIIAPHPDDETLGCGMALAAALAGGREVTILLLTDGEGSHPNSRKFGTARRVAARAAEFENALTALAPDKSIRVVRAHLPDGKTTDESAPQIVDRLLERRCANFESIWSTWVEDPHCDHRTAAIVARMLSDLSNAALWSFAVWGRFGERPVPDRLGMFFDSRFHRAKRDAMDAYVSQMTDLIDDDPAGFKMPPALFEHFASHPEVFFYER is encoded by the coding sequence ATGAGCGTTCCCACTCTGCCCGAAGGCTCGGTCCTGCGCGCTGCCCAGTCAGTCCGCCACGTGTCGCTCGAGGCGCTGGCTCCGCCGGGCCGATTGCTGATCATCGCCCCGCATCCGGACGACGAGACATTGGGCTGCGGCATGGCGCTGGCGGCAGCGCTGGCCGGCGGGCGCGAGGTCACTATCCTGTTGCTGACCGATGGTGAAGGCTCGCACCCCAACTCGCGGAAATTCGGCACCGCGCGGCGGGTTGCGGCGCGAGCGGCCGAGTTCGAAAACGCGCTGACGGCGCTCGCTCCCGACAAATCGATTCGCGTGGTCCGTGCGCATCTGCCCGATGGCAAGACGACGGACGAAAGCGCCCCGCAGATCGTCGATCGCCTTCTGGAACGCCGCTGCGCGAATTTTGAGTCGATCTGGTCGACGTGGGTTGAGGATCCGCATTGCGATCACCGGACTGCCGCAATCGTGGCGCGGATGCTCTCCGACCTGTCGAACGCCGCGCTCTGGAGCTTCGCGGTGTGGGGGCGCTTCGGCGAGCGTCCCGTGCCAGACCGCTTGGGCATGTTCTTCGACAGCCGGTTTCACCGTGCAAAGCGCGACGCAATGGATGCCTATGTCTCCCAAATGACCGACCTGATCGACGACGATCCGGCAGGGTTCAAAATGCCGCCCGCATTGTTCGAGCACTTCGCGAGCCATCCCGAGGTGTTCTTCTATGAAAGATGA